The following are encoded together in the uncultured Methanobrevibacter sp. genome:
- the rfbA gene encoding glucose-1-phosphate thymidylyltransferase RfbA codes for MKGIVLAGGSGTRLYPITKAVSKQLLPLYDKPMIYYPISVLMLAGIKEILIISTPRDLPQYKDLLGDGSDLGISFKYEVQYNPGGLAEAFLIGEDFIGNDNVALILGDNVFHGHRFSEILTRAKSLKEGAVIFGYYTKNPEAFGVVEFDDNGNVLSVEEKPEHPKSNYIIPGLYFYDNDVVEIAKKVKPSARGEKEITSVNDEYLKRGKLKVELLGRGMAWLDTGTHDGLLEASNFIETVQKRQSLYVACLEEIAFNFGYISKEKLLELAEPLKKTDYGKYLIRLAHNSDK; via the coding sequence ATGAAAGGAATAGTTTTAGCTGGTGGTTCAGGAACTCGATTATATCCAATTACAAAAGCTGTATCAAAACAATTACTCCCGTTGTATGATAAACCTATGATATATTATCCCATTTCTGTTTTAATGCTTGCGGGAATTAAAGAAATTTTAATTATTTCTACCCCTAGAGATTTGCCTCAGTACAAAGATCTTTTGGGCGACGGGTCTGATTTGGGAATTTCATTCAAATATGAAGTCCAATATAATCCCGGAGGTCTTGCTGAAGCATTTCTCATTGGTGAGGATTTCATAGGTAATGACAATGTTGCTTTAATTTTAGGAGATAATGTTTTCCATGGTCACAGATTCAGTGAAATTTTAACAAGAGCAAAATCTTTAAAAGAAGGTGCAGTGATTTTTGGTTATTACACTAAAAATCCGGAAGCATTTGGTGTTGTTGAGTTTGATGATAATGGAAATGTCTTGTCAGTTGAAGAAAAACCAGAACATCCAAAATCAAACTACATTATTCCCGGCCTTTATTTTTATGATAATGATGTGGTTGAGATAGCAAAAAAGGTAAAACCATCTGCAAGGGGTGAAAAAGAAATCACTTCTGTAAATGATGAATATCTTAAAAGAGGCAAACTTAAAGTTGAACTGTTAGGTCGTGGAATGGCATGGCTGGATACAGGTACTCATGATGGACTTTTAGAAGCGAGTAATTTCATTGAAACAGTTCAAAAAAGACAATCTCTATATGTTGCTTGTCTTGAGGAAATCGCATTTAATTTTGGTTACATCTCCAAAGAAAAACTTTTAGAATTAGCTGAACCTCTTAAAAAAACAGATTATGGTAAATATTTAATTAGATTGGCTCATAATTCAGATAAATAA
- a CDS encoding DUF6119 family protein, with translation MSDISLYKINNISKLKSKLIKEGFEKKNNTKKVEIGEGKDKKEYLMEFYYEHGMDLNVVSWHNFAENFDVTPSEVQSNPRAVILIERDESYYAISFGTAYHYVEPLSDKQWAFNFAKRLNYDKINLMATTIPQSKLTKQISSYRNYNETDINVGEALSKITAYMEPDDELIDVGEKLQVGNSLKLKLEKDDLETVAKTISYIEEVISKADVLWEIPQIVEIKDEKELEKLNAKLKEEICKWSVERQKSNLLDVNNYVVYSNDFKNIDDFAEFQLKYKKKNSKEKAIVENYDDLSMATILKFISSNNIASDDVLDINIIFSNENEKIQRTLDKIIIYDCIDENCVYEYGKWSRYNQHYIDMVEKEIATIPAKFCPEYRFESDEYDRFITDRNGSNNKEYNETTFNDYLVKCHDFVNYDKELRRKKGYAVEIMDLYKDGVAYSVKKGSGSQKLSVVVDQSIEGMRFLIKEDTNFANKIETVCIWLILDRKKDIHDENNVADINELDMLMLKTKLVIWAQQMRLWGYKPVIQINYKKR, from the coding sequence ATGAGTGATATTAGCTTATATAAAATTAATAATATTTCCAAATTGAAATCAAAATTAATAAAAGAGGGTTTTGAGAAAAAGAACAATACAAAGAAAGTCGAAATCGGCGAAGGAAAAGATAAAAAAGAATATTTGATGGAATTCTACTATGAACACGGCATGGACTTAAATGTGGTGTCTTGGCATAATTTTGCTGAAAATTTTGATGTCACTCCTTCTGAAGTCCAGTCAAATCCACGTGCAGTGATATTGATTGAAAGAGATGAATCGTATTATGCCATATCATTTGGAACGGCTTACCATTATGTGGAGCCGTTGTCTGATAAGCAGTGGGCATTCAATTTTGCAAAAAGACTAAATTATGACAAGATAAATCTGATGGCAACAACGATTCCACAATCTAAATTGACCAAACAGATTAGTTCCTATAGAAACTATAATGAAACGGATATCAATGTTGGTGAGGCATTAAGTAAGATAACTGCATATATGGAACCGGACGATGAACTCATTGATGTTGGAGAGAAACTTCAGGTAGGCAATTCTCTAAAACTGAAACTTGAGAAGGATGACCTTGAAACTGTTGCAAAAACAATATCTTATATTGAAGAGGTAATCTCAAAGGCTGATGTCCTGTGGGAAATTCCGCAGATAGTTGAAATTAAGGATGAAAAAGAACTTGAAAAACTTAATGCAAAGTTAAAAGAAGAGATATGCAAGTGGTCCGTTGAAAGACAAAAAAGCAATCTTCTAGACGTCAATAACTATGTGGTCTACAGCAATGATTTTAAAAATATTGATGATTTCGCAGAATTTCAACTAAAGTACAAAAAGAAGAATTCCAAAGAAAAGGCAATAGTGGAAAACTATGATGATTTAAGTATGGCTACAATACTAAAATTCATCTCTTCAAATAATATTGCATCTGATGATGTTTTAGACATCAACATAATTTTTTCAAATGAAAACGAGAAAATCCAACGGACTTTGGATAAGATAATAATCTATGATTGCATTGATGAAAACTGTGTATATGAGTATGGAAAATGGAGCAGGTACAACCAGCATTATATTGATATGGTTGAAAAGGAGATTGCAACAATCCCTGCAAAATTCTGTCCGGAATACCGCTTTGAAAGTGATGAATATGATAGGTTCATAACTGACAGAAATGGCAGTAATAATAAGGAGTATAATGAAACAACATTCAATGACTATCTTGTCAAATGTCATGATTTTGTAAATTATGATAAAGAACTGAGGCGGAAAAAAGGTTATGCAGTTGAAATAATGGATTTGTATAAAGATGGTGTTGCTTATTCAGTCAAGAAAGGCAGTGGTTCACAAAAACTATCTGTTGTAGTTGACCAAAGTATCGAGGGAATGAGATTCCTCATAAAGGAAGACACTAATTTTGCCAATAAAATCGAAACGGTTTGCATTTGGCTAATTTTAGACCGTAAAAAGGATATTCATGATGAAAATAATGTTGCAGACATTAACGAACTAGATATGCTAATGTTAAAAACCAAACTGGTGATATGGGCTCAACAAATGAGATTATGGGGATATAAGCCCGTTATTCAAATAAATTATAAAAAAAGATAA
- a CDS encoding KTSC domain-containing protein: MIEVRSSNLRAVEYNPSTHTLTIWFRNGSVYEYYGVSQNIYDGLLLAQSKGRYHHRYIKNSYRYCRIR; the protein is encoded by the coding sequence ATGATTGAAGTTAGATCATCTAACTTAAGAGCTGTGGAATATAATCCGTCAACTCATACATTGACCATCTGGTTTCGAAACGGTAGTGTCTATGAGTATTATGGTGTTTCCCAAAACATCTATGATGGATTGCTTTTAGCCCAGTCAAAAGGCAGATACCACCACAGATACATAAAGAATTCCTATCGATACTGTAGGATTAGATAA
- a CDS encoding glycosyltransferase family 2 protein, whose protein sequence is MKTAVLIPCYNEAKTIEKVVTDFKRVLPHADIYVYDNNSTDNTDKIAKDAGAIVRYEYKQGKGNVVRSMFRDIKADCYIMVDGDDTYPAESACEIEKLILSKRADMVIGDRLSSTYFEENDRPFHNNGNKMVRKFINLFFKSDLQDIMTGMRGFSYNFVKSFPIQSKEFEIETEMSVFALINNFKIKEIPVEYRDRIEGSESKLNTYRDGYKVLMMIAALIRDERPLLFFSAISLILLIIAGIHFFPILFRYFSTGYVLKIPTLIIISTVVIIAFIIFFAGVILHVLKKQHRDNLEHHLILLNELNGD, encoded by the coding sequence ATGAAAACAGCCGTTCTAATCCCATGTTATAATGAAGCAAAAACCATTGAAAAAGTGGTTACTGATTTTAAAAGAGTGTTGCCGCATGCAGACATTTATGTCTATGACAACAACTCCACAGACAACACCGATAAAATTGCAAAAGATGCTGGAGCTATCGTTAGATATGAATACAAGCAAGGCAAGGGTAATGTTGTTAGATCAATGTTTCGCGACATTAAGGCTGACTGCTATATCATGGTTGACGGTGATGACACATATCCTGCGGAATCCGCTTGTGAAATTGAAAAACTCATTTTATCAAAACGTGCCGATATGGTAATCGGAGACAGACTCTCATCAACATATTTTGAGGAAAACGACAGGCCATTTCACAATAATGGAAACAAGATGGTTAGAAAATTCATAAACCTATTTTTTAAAAGTGATTTGCAGGACATCATGACTGGAATGAGAGGTTTTAGCTACAATTTCGTCAAATCTTTTCCGATTCAGTCAAAGGAGTTTGAAATTGAAACTGAAATGAGCGTATTTGCACTTATAAACAACTTCAAAATCAAGGAAATTCCAGTCGAATACAGAGACCGGATTGAAGGAAGTGAATCAAAACTGAACACTTACAGGGATGGGTATAAAGTCCTCATGATGATTGCTGCTTTAATCAGGGATGAAAGGCCGCTGCTTTTTTTCTCAGCAATCTCTTTAATACTTCTTATTATTGCGGGTATTCACTTCTTCCCAATATTATTCAGATACTTCTCAACAGGTTATGTGCTAAAAATCCCAACACTGATAATAATTTCAACAGTTGTAATCATTGCTTTCATTATCTTTTTTGCAGGCGTTATTTTGCATGTTCTTAAAAAACAGCACAGAGACAACCTTGAACATCACCTGATTTTACTCAATGAATTAAATGGGGATTAA
- a CDS encoding glycosyltransferase, producing MVKNEVDIIESFIRYHLNIVDEMIILDNCSSDETPLIISKLIDEGLPIRLLDDSNNNFVQSFKMNILLDKAFKEYSADIVCVLDADEFLISADNINPREILNNLDLNEYYLAKWITYVPTKDDLDDLFIPKRITNVRDENVESFFKVIVTKGIFNMYSPKLRMGNHSLSFPNNENHPKGSELTLKIAHFPVRSIEQLISKVSVGWPNLISINVDNKPWGWHWKNIFEKFKLHKYITIEDLENFAKYYALEDFEDEINIINQPISTDFCKDIEIKYHFDYIYLRNILENYERSSKQLVSFKRLIKGNMFSYLNNDYLIIKNSGLFDEEWYLEQYGLENDVNPIFHYLISWKEDMNDPARFFSSEFYLKTHVDVKNAGVNPFVHYINHGMKENRKIAPSRHETIKISIIIPVFNVEDYLHQCLDSVLSQDFVDFEVICVDDGSTDNSLDILKNYVQRDLRVKVISQTNMGPGNARNVGLKHAKGKYVLFVDSDDFLSKNSLSQIYNNAESNQSDIVMFDFYQFDELNDKCDRLGCHLNNIFVDKDLNSFTFSYMGIKNHVLNSFFNCWFKLYRKSFLDRFNMVFPENICYEDVIFHVKSLVLADSISFCPDYAYNYRFSNQNSIMSDKSKIFDIIDVVNSVESFLNDEGIFEEFEVEFYTFKINQLSQYIRFWGDSDYFNAVKKEFVLMNDSSEFDFNRLKEPVKATFDKILQSEDEFEFMGIEHKYGNFSKSQVKVSCVMPIYNCEDFLVDSLNSILNQSLGDFEFICVDDGSSDNSLKILRDFEKKDSRMKVFSLSHEGGGNARNFALKHVQGEYLYFMDADDILDLNAFEDFYSISKSKNLDFLMFKAKTHNVETDEYSETDYYNMTKLSNFVGDKIFNFKDLGELIFSINVTPWCKFYNTGFIINSGAKFRENSKFHDNNFFWDIIFQAERIMFLDEFYYTQNIHSKSLIESGSERHIDSIYVANDIIDLFIKHGQFDRFKVNLYNNKVYHNIRRYGEIQDEFKELYFTELKKDFKSLKYTDFRNNLYEHYKFIFDCVLIAENYNDFNQLKEFSKEFTNNKSIDDKLKNYGLWYYSLKNDYQQFFSDNPKSMNIYNYLVSVIIPTYNSEEYLCNAFNSLLNQTIGFEKLEIIFVDDASSDRTPQIIDDYASKYENVVSIHMEENSGYAGKPRNIGINNTTCEYLMFLDSDDIFMKDACEILYDEISQNTLDLVSGVHCDENEVPEYLWLNVLTDPKDSIEYRRRQKEKLFENDDFSLKVTSIDEYPSIISNANIWDKIFKKSFINENNIVFPEGIPAEDSVFLFNAFLNANGIKFIDKIILKHFYKREGSIQNKFSKSKLQKRLDAYYHMYELAHDKNKVMAFTHYLLVTKLQHFLLEQIKLSNLPVGDILDLLEYARPLYDLFIHYGGFIPQNLEIFKDISEGNYGKIFEFIYGDVPRQEEIRVISMGDVSFDYNLSSDWVNQFESIKPDFFICDGFKEIIFGDINLRNILIYCKQHKITSICLNKNLAELYSDFDYVVESKDFKTILDEVNFKYIPKLIPSKMDDSRLLKVSPNEIPNVKNE from the coding sequence ATGGTTAAGAATGAAGTTGATATCATTGAATCTTTTATCAGATATCATCTAAATATTGTTGATGAAATGATTATTTTAGATAACTGTAGCAGTGATGAAACTCCGTTAATAATCTCTAAATTAATCGATGAAGGTCTTCCAATTAGACTTCTTGATGATTCAAATAATAATTTTGTTCAATCTTTTAAAATGAATATATTATTAGATAAAGCATTCAAAGAATATAGTGCGGATATTGTTTGTGTTTTGGATGCCGATGAGTTTTTAATATCTGCTGATAATATAAATCCTCGTGAAATTTTAAATAATCTTGATTTGAATGAGTATTATCTTGCAAAATGGATTACTTATGTTCCTACTAAAGATGATTTAGATGACTTGTTTATTCCTAAAAGAATAACTAATGTTAGGGATGAAAATGTGGAAAGTTTTTTCAAAGTCATTGTTACAAAAGGAATATTCAATATGTATTCTCCTAAGTTGAGAATGGGAAATCATAGTTTATCATTTCCGAATAATGAAAATCATCCTAAAGGTTCAGAGTTAACTTTAAAAATTGCTCATTTTCCTGTTAGGTCAATTGAACAATTAATCTCTAAAGTCAGTGTGGGTTGGCCAAATCTGATTTCAATAAATGTTGATAATAAACCTTGGGGTTGGCATTGGAAAAACATTTTTGAAAAATTTAAACTCCATAAATACATTACTATTGAGGATTTAGAAAATTTTGCTAAATATTATGCTCTTGAAGATTTTGAAGATGAAATTAATATTATTAATCAGCCAATTAGCACTGATTTTTGTAAAGATATTGAAATAAAATATCATTTTGATTATATTTATTTAAGAAATATCTTGGAGAATTATGAACGGTCTTCCAAACAATTAGTGTCATTTAAAAGATTAATTAAGGGTAATATGTTTTCATATTTGAATAATGATTATTTAATCATAAAAAATTCAGGTTTATTTGATGAAGAATGGTATCTAGAACAATATGGTCTTGAAAATGATGTTAATCCTATTTTTCATTATTTAATTTCATGGAAAGAAGATATGAATGATCCTGCAAGGTTTTTTTCATCAGAATTTTATCTTAAAACACATGTTGATGTTAAAAATGCTGGTGTGAATCCATTTGTTCATTATATTAATCATGGTATGAAAGAAAACAGAAAAATTGCTCCTTCACGACATGAGACTATTAAGATTTCTATTATTATTCCAGTTTTTAATGTTGAAGATTATTTGCATCAATGTTTGGATAGTGTTTTGAGTCAGGACTTTGTTGATTTTGAGGTTATCTGTGTTGATGATGGTTCAACTGATAATTCATTAGATATTTTGAAAAATTATGTTCAGAGGGATCTTCGTGTAAAAGTCATTTCTCAAACAAATATGGGTCCAGGTAATGCTAGAAATGTTGGCTTAAAACATGCTAAAGGAAAATATGTCTTATTTGTCGATTCTGATGATTTTTTATCAAAAAATTCATTAAGTCAAATTTATAATAATGCTGAGTCCAATCAATCTGATATTGTAATGTTTGATTTTTATCAATTTGATGAGTTAAATGACAAATGTGATAGGTTAGGCTGTCATTTAAATAATATATTTGTGGATAAAGATTTGAATAGTTTCACTTTTTCTTATATGGGTATTAAAAATCATGTATTGAATTCTTTTTTTAATTGTTGGTTTAAACTTTATAGGAAGTCTTTTTTAGATAGATTCAATATGGTTTTTCCAGAAAATATTTGTTATGAAGATGTAATATTTCATGTAAAATCATTAGTGTTGGCAGATTCTATTTCATTTTGTCCTGATTATGCATATAATTATAGATTTTCAAATCAAAATTCCATAATGAGTGATAAAAGCAAAATTTTTGACATTATTGATGTTGTAAATTCTGTTGAATCCTTTTTAAATGATGAGGGTATTTTTGAGGAATTTGAAGTTGAGTTTTATACTTTTAAAATTAATCAGTTATCTCAATATATTCGTTTTTGGGGAGATTCAGATTATTTCAATGCAGTTAAGAAAGAATTTGTTTTAATGAATGACTCTTCAGAATTTGATTTTAATAGGTTAAAAGAACCTGTAAAAGCAACTTTTGATAAAATTTTACAATCTGAGGATGAATTTGAGTTTATGGGTATTGAACATAAATATGGTAATTTTTCAAAGTCTCAAGTCAAAGTTTCATGTGTCATGCCGATTTATAATTGTGAAGACTTTTTGGTTGATTCTCTAAATTCTATTTTAAATCAATCTTTAGGTGATTTTGAATTTATCTGTGTTGATGATGGATCTAGTGATAATTCCTTAAAAATTCTAAGGGATTTTGAAAAAAAAGATTCAAGAATGAAAGTATTTTCATTAAGTCATGAAGGGGGAGGTAACGCTCGTAATTTTGCCCTAAAACATGTTCAAGGAGAATATTTGTATTTTATGGATGCTGATGATATCTTAGATTTAAATGCTTTTGAAGATTTTTATTCAATTTCAAAGTCTAAAAATCTCGATTTTTTAATGTTCAAGGCAAAGACTCATAATGTTGAAACTGATGAATATTCTGAAACTGATTATTACAATATGACAAAACTTTCAAACTTTGTTGGGGATAAAATTTTTAATTTTAAAGATCTTGGCGAGTTAATATTTAGTATCAACGTTACTCCATGGTGTAAATTTTACAATACTGGGTTTATCATAAACAGTGGTGCAAAATTTAGAGAAAATTCAAAATTCCATGACAACAACTTCTTCTGGGATATAATATTTCAGGCTGAAAGAATTATGTTTTTAGATGAATTTTACTATACTCAAAATATTCACTCTAAATCTTTAATCGAATCTGGCAGTGAGCGACATATTGATTCAATTTATGTTGCCAATGATATTATTGATTTATTCATTAAACATGGTCAATTTGATAGATTTAAAGTAAACTTATATAATAATAAGGTTTATCACAATATTAGAAGATATGGTGAAATTCAGGATGAATTCAAAGAATTATATTTCACAGAATTGAAAAAGGATTTTAAATCTTTAAAATACACTGATTTTAGAAACAATCTTTATGAACATTATAAATTTATTTTTGATTGTGTTTTAATTGCTGAAAACTATAATGATTTCAATCAGTTGAAGGAATTCTCTAAAGAGTTTACAAACAATAAATCTATAGATGATAAATTGAAAAACTATGGACTCTGGTACTATTCTTTGAAAAATGATTATCAACAGTTCTTTTCGGATAATCCAAAATCAATGAATATTTATAATTATTTGGTTTCAGTGATTATTCCAACATATAATTCAGAAGAATATCTGTGTAATGCTTTTAATTCTCTATTAAACCAGACAATTGGTTTTGAAAAGCTGGAAATAATTTTTGTAGATGATGCTTCTTCTGACAGAACACCTCAAATTATTGATGATTATGCTAGCAAATATGAAAATGTGGTTTCAATTCATATGGAGGAAAACAGTGGGTATGCAGGCAAACCAAGAAACATTGGAATTAACAACACTACCTGTGAATATTTAATGTTTTTAGACTCGGATGATATTTTCATGAAGGATGCTTGTGAAATATTATATGATGAGATTTCTCAAAATACTTTGGATTTGGTTAGTGGGGTTCACTGCGATGAAAATGAAGTTCCCGAGTATTTATGGCTCAATGTATTGACTGACCCTAAAGACAGTATTGAGTATAGGCGTCGGCAAAAGGAAAAACTTTTTGAAAATGATGATTTTTCACTTAAAGTCACATCCATTGATGAATATCCATCAATCATATCAAATGCAAACATTTGGGATAAAATTTTTAAAAAATCATTCATTAATGAAAATAATATTGTTTTTCCAGAAGGTATTCCAGCTGAAGATTCAGTATTTCTCTTTAATGCATTTTTAAATGCAAATGGCATTAAATTTATTGATAAAATCATCTTAAAACATTTTTATAAAAGGGAGGGTTCTATTCAAAATAAATTTTCAAAATCAAAACTCCAAAAAAGGTTGGATGCATATTATCATATGTATGAGTTAGCACATGATAAAAATAAAGTAATGGCATTTACTCATTATCTATTGGTCACTAAATTGCAGCATTTTTTACTTGAACAGATTAAATTATCTAATTTGCCTGTTGGTGATATTTTAGATTTATTGGAATATGCAAGACCATTATATGATTTATTTATACATTATGGGGGATTTATCCCTCAAAACTTAGAAATATTCAAAGATATTTCTGAAGGTAATTATGGAAAAATCTTTGAATTTATTTATGGAGATGTTCCAAGACAAGAGGAAATTAGAGTTATATCAATGGGGGATGTTTCTTTTGATTATAATTTATCTTCTGATTGGGTTAATCAATTTGAAAGCATCAAACCGGATTTCTTTATATGTGATGGATTTAAGGAAATAATATTTGGTGATATAAATTTAAGAAACATCTTAATATATTGTAAACAACATAAAATTACATCTATATGTTTGAATAAGAACTTAGCTGAATTGTACTCTGATTTTGATTATGTTGTAGAGTCTAAAGATTTTAAAACAATTTTGGATGAGGTCAATTTTAAATATATTCCTAAATTAATTCCTTCAAAAATGGATGATTCACGTTTATTAAAAGTTTCTCCAAATGAAATACCAAATGTAAAAAATGAGTAG